Genomic DNA from Solanum pennellii chromosome 3, SPENNV200:
aaacatgctaatatgcaaactaacaccatataaacacatcttacaacataatcatggcttcataaaacacacaatgcatgaagttaatgaaattcaatttcaacaaaactcctaaacaccatgcataAGCAACAAATACAAGGACTTCTATCCCATCTacaaaccatactcccccactcaGAAGGCATTCATAtcttaacaaaagaaagagaacttaccaacatTATCATCAGTCTCCTTCTCATCCGGCTTCTCCACTCTAGaacggagtgcatagaaacgcctctttgTTGAAGCGTCATCttttggaacactaggagcaatttgcttaccctctctacctctagaagcaatcataGGATAATCGCTCATTTTGTGTCCATCTttaccacaactaaagcaactcccggtacccaatagacactcatcataatgtttcttgccacaatttgcacaagtaggcttgcCATCCTGGGAACCACCTACTTCCTCAACCTTGAACTTAGCACTCCTTCTTGAGATTGAACCTTCTTATTAAACCTAGTTTTCTCTTGATCACTAGCACCACTCTTTTTCAAACTTCCAGCCATCCTTCTAagcttagactcttcaatttattgtgcatacaccatgagtctagctagggtcataccATCATACAACATAGCGGTACGTCATTCTTCCACCACTAAGTCGGCTACCCCGTCATAAAACAACTCATTTTGTCTCTTGGGTTAGATACAAGAGAAGGAGAATACCTAgacaaagttgagaatttcaaagagtactccgcaacactcatattgccttccttgagattgataaactcctccaccttaatttctctcctctctcgGGGAATGTATATACCAAGAAAATATTCCtttatttcttcccttttaaTAGGACCCGATCCTTCCGGCCAATTATCCTTCCATTCAGTGAAccaaatttgagaaacatccctaAATTGGTACGAAGCCATCtctgccttctccctagatgtaacctcCATAGCACTCAAAAATTTGTACCCTCCATCAAGGAACTGTTGGGGATCCTCATTTACCTTTGAGCCAACAAAgataagaggattcatcctcacaaaatatCTCAACCTAGAtttcatagtgctctccacaaccctAGGCATAATATTCAAATTAGCTTGCATAGTCACGGCTCGGGCTATAGCAATCAAAGCCTCTCTAGTCTCCCTATTACACATCTCCAGAACCTCAAAACTTCCTTCCATATTTGAAATAGGATCACCTTGGGGAGGGACTTGGTCATCTTGACCACCTTAAACTCCTTgcccaccttgaggaactttctcaacttaAGGGGGAACCTCTTCATTCACCCTCTCCTCTTCCAAACTTCTAgcggccatccttctagtattcatctcctagaaaacacaaggaaactcataagaaggataatcataaaatttactctaccgcacgacataggagtagaaaagaagggaaactctatcgtcctatagcctctcgcccatagatgtgtcgcggcCCACACcaatggtcaagactctactagacgtgacttcaTGTGACTTCGTGATTCCTAATTCTACTTTCAccaacctatgctctgatacaaagctTTGTAACAACCAAaaaccataccctagaagttagggtacaatctcgGATTGTGGCACGGCGTCATCGAACTCTCGGAGTTCTAGACAAGccttttcatatcattcattaaatatacatagtgaaaagtagtgcagaattagaacttttcacaaaacataatatattcttataaatctcttacatataaaagtaataggaaatactaagtctcaatctcatcatcttaagatacaataatacttgggacacggcccatacttcaaaatacgaaaaAATTCCAATACAATAAGAATGCAAACTTGAATAACCAACAAAATAATAGAAATGTGTATAGATACAATAGTCTaaagttatttttctaaaaCCTTTTTGATTCTGCTGGtaagtaattaaaaaattagcaAATCAGATTTTGCAATCTCAAATAGACCCTTGATGCATCAACCCCTAATCTCGTAATTTTCACCTGCAAACATTATATTACAACAAAAACATTGTTAATTTAGTTGTCAAAATTAACTAGCACGGTATTTATTAAAAgcatattaaaagattttattttttttatatataaatagaccTAAATAAAATGTAAGACACATAAATCGAAACATGAATTACCTGAGCATGAATAGTATAGTAAACCTTATCGCCGATTGTAGAAAAATTAGCGGTAACAACTTGAACTCCTTCTTCCTCTAAGATGATTATCACCTCTTGCATGGTGAACTTCTTTTGCAAgcaactaactaaaataacctCCATAGTTGAACCCAACTCTCTAACTTCAATCATAGGTAATTTAATATTGCTACAAGATGTTGAAGGCATGAATTTCTTTGAATCATCACTTGTACCTTGTGCTATAATCTTATCCTTCCTTCTCATTAATACATCTACTcgttctttcaatttttcaatGTAAGTAATGGCTTGATCAATTTGGTCTTGTTGCGTCACCATATCCTGAAATTATATTGTTACACTTACAAGTCAAGGAAAAGTACGTCAAAATATTCgtacatatttaataatttttttaaaaaataaatacagagTTTGAATCAAAGTTAATTACTGAAACATGGTTCATACCTTAGCGGAGTAATGGTGGTGGTGTGGAGGAATAAGAGAAAAGAGCTTAGAAGAAAGATACTTCATTTGAATTCTTCTGTTCTTTTCTTGTGTTTTCCTGTCTAGCTTTTCTGGACTAGTGTTTTCCATTTGATTTGTTGTATTTACGATATGATATAAATCGATGATCATCGATTCATCTTGTAAAGTTTGAAGCATACGTTCTCAAtttatatataggagatatattaAAGGAAAGAGCGATGTGAACTAGATGTCCGTATTATTGTAGCTATCTAGGGCCCAACATGAGCAATCTATGAATAAATGTTGTATACCTACGTAATAAATGTTATGTCATTTTGTATACATCATCATGAGATTTAGTCATACAAGTATATATCTTGACTTTCAACATATACACTATGAATTTGGAacttgaatatttatttaatctatgattattaacaaaaatatatatcctCCATGCACAACTTAAATCACATTTATTATGTTAGGCCTGTCTCAgtgacacattttttttttttaatttaagcaTATATGACCCTAATTTATTGGGCAATGCTAACATTTATGAATTAACCTCAGGCAAAACCAAGGTGAAGGGTGATTTTGATAACGGCAAAAATATTGTATACCATGTTAAGTAAGTCATTTGAGTGACTTTgtatatgaaatgataaaaaatagaataatcttTCGATTATAAAACAAACGTTGATATATTTTGATGTAAGATCTAAAATATGATTATACGAAGTTCATTTAAATCAAACATATATTAGATATTTAGATGTAAGATCTGAAATATGGCATTATAGCTCATAACAAGCTGGAATGTGAAGATTCAACTTGAATATTTGCTGTCTATATAGACTAAAATCTATTTGGAGAAatctataattattatttaccAACTATTTTCCCAACCAAATAAAATGTCACGTCCTTTTGGGGGAAACTAAGGGTGCCGGAAATTATTACTTAGATGTGATTCAGAAGAAAAATGCTCCGTTCAATATAATTAGATATGAAATTGACACCATCAATAGCttagatatgaaatttaattttaaatatgtttttgacGTTTCACTCTcgaaaaaatgtcaaattttggGTAGATCTTATACCAAGTTGTTTTGTCTCCATCAATTAATACATATTCAGTTAATTGTGCCAATTTTCTGCGAAGTCTTTCACTATCGTAACAATGGTAGTCCAATGAACTTTTAAAAAGTTAAGCCCATGATTTCTTTTAATGATTAATGAAATTTGTGCATGACTTGCCGTTTTAGTAGCCTCAATTTTACTATATGCAATGAATACACACACTGTATACATATACAGTCATTTGAAATCTCATTGAGCCTAACATAATTAGACAAAAAAGGCTTGCCAATTTCCCACATGTTCATAGTGTCTAGCTAGGTAACTAGTGTTACCACGTGGAGAATCCAGATCACGTAAGTGTTCAattgaatttaataatatttatttaaataacatatttatattatttttaaaaaatatcaaatatatattaaattaattattaataattaaatttatcattataaaattcaaaactcttaaaaaaattaataatattgattTCGACTCTGCGTCTACCGTGCCACATATGTTTTAAGTGAAGTAAATGATTAAACCAGAACAAAAAAGTTGATATTGACTATTGACTTACACGTAAGATGCTTCCTTCATTCTTGTGATGGCATGTATGGTTAGGTCATCGTAATCGCTAGACCAATAAAATCATTGTTCGGAGCCttatatattttagattttctttttaaaaaaataaaaataatttaataaagaatTATAGCACAAAGTACTGaattattaattcaagattaaatactatagttataatttattttaattgtaattcgTAGCAAACATTTCATTCTTTTGCCATATAATTCAGTatacaattagtcatttttatatattttggtacaaaatgtatttgtatttgtaaaaagcgagagaaaaatgtatatacaaatacatatattttcgtcttatacacttataattatataaaatacaatgtATAAATGCATTTATACAAAACtgaataatttgtataaaagtttgatgtttgtagcgaattatacaaatcaaaagttTCATAGTAAACACAAGATTTGCTATTGAGCGCAATTACGTAAATTATAgatataacatacaaatatgatttttatgtttgctatatgtaaaagttgcttcttatatatgttatttttttaaaaataaagtatatgtACTATGAGTGTTAGGATTTTTACTTAGGAAATTGTAAATGAGATGAAAATAAACCTGAATTTCGTAAGAAGCAATTTGCTAAAAATATGGGTAGCCAAATCATAAAGTCTCTTAAAGAACTTTTAGAGTTGATTGATCAAACTATTTTTTCACTTCGAAATAGATTTGAACCAACTGAagcatatgaaaatattttaattttttatttggtgGTAAAATATTGAGTTCACTAGATGatgagaatttaaaaaaatattgtcataaTCTTGAACTTTCTCTAACACGTAATAGTTATTCTGATATTGATGATTTAGATTTATTTTCTGAATTAAAAGTGTTAAAAAAACAATACGTATAGAAGATAATGATCTTATTAAGAAataatcaatcaaataaaaagacttGATTCTTTTCTAAATACACATATTGCTTTTAGAATAATGTTAAGAGTTCGTGTAACCGTTGCCTCAACCAGAAgaagttttttcaaaattaaaattgatctTCTTTAAGATCAACAATGTAACAAGAGAGACTAATTAATTAGCTATGATAtcatttgaaaaagaataattaaagcGAATTGATTATAAAAAATACCTGATAGCTTCgcttctaattaaaatagattttaaataaatttatatatgatgaaaaattttGAGTTCACCTCTTAAGTTTTGTTTTAGGCATCCAATATTGAGTGGATCCCTCTCTAtaataaacatttttaaaaaaaatcagtttcttGTTACCATCACAATAATTTATACGAGGAAAGAATCAAAATAGTCCCTTTTCTTTGGGTTAAGACTCAAAGTGATCATTGA
This window encodes:
- the LOC107014109 gene encoding transcription factor bHLH162-like, yielding MIIDLYHIVNTTNQMENTSPEKLDRKTQEKNRRIQMKYLSSKLFSLIPPHHHHYSAKDMVTQQDQIDQAITYIEKLKERVDVLMRRKDKIIAQGTSDDSKKFMPSTSCSNIKLPMIEVRELGSTMEVILVSCLQKKFTMQEVIIILEEEGVQVVTANFSTIGDKVYYTIHAQVKITRLGVDASRVYLRLQNLIC